Proteins encoded together in one Hevea brasiliensis isolate MT/VB/25A 57/8 chromosome 16, ASM3005281v1, whole genome shotgun sequence window:
- the LOC110631808 gene encoding uncharacterized protein LOC110631808 encodes MKGVSSSLRAAFSSCVQQVRNYDYHHYLCLLELPPNMRKAAFALRALNVETARAMDVASDPRIGLMRLLWWQETIDKIYSNKLVEHPTAQALSSVISENRITKGWLKRSVEARINDARRGVTDIPETLEELEKYAEDTVSTMLYMTLQAGGIRSTAADHAASHVGKASGLLLLLRSIPYHASRNRHFSYIPTDVAAKHGLLAKDGGRSEVHVDSREDLCDAVFEMASVANAHLQKARALAGTVPAEARPVLLPAVPAQVLLDSLSRVQFDVFDPRLERGVLGIPPLWYQLKLKWSSWRGEY; translated from the coding sequence ATGAAAGGTGTTTCTAGTAGCTTACGTGCAGCTTTCTCCTCCTGTGTACAACAAGTTCGAAATTATGATTACCATCACTATCTCTGCCTCCTCGAGCTTCCCCCTAACATGCGAAAGGCTGCATTTGCCCTTCGTGCCTTGAACGTTGAAACTGCCAGAGCCATGGATGTTGCTTCAGATCCCAGGATTGGTCTTATGCGCCTCCTCTGGTGGCAAGAAACTATAGATAAGATTTATTCCAACAAGTTGGTTGAGCACCCAACAGCGCAGGCCCTCTCATCGGTGATATCTGAAAATAGAATTACTAAGGGTTGGTTGAAACGGTCTGTTGAAGCACGCATCAATGATGCAAGGAGGGGTGTTACTGACATCCCAGAAACTTTAGAAGAGTTGGAAAAATATGCCGAAGACACTGTATCAACAATGCTATACATGACACTTCAAGCTGGTGGCATCAGGTCCACTGCAGCTGACCATGCAGCATCTCATGTTGGTAAGGCAAGTGGCCTTCTATTGCTACTTAGGTCAATTCCATATCATGCTAGTCGCAACCGACACTTTTCATATATACCAACTGATGTGGCAGCAAAACATGGGTTATTAGCCAAAGATGGCGGTCGATCAGAAGTCCACGTGGATTCACGTGAGGACTTATGTGATGCTGTCTTTGAGATGGCATCAGTAGCTAATGCCCATTTGCAGAAGGCTCGTGCATTGGCTGGAACAGTTCCTGCTGAGGCTCGCCCAGTGCTTTTGCCAGCTGTTCCTGCCCAGGTTCTCTTGGACTCCCTGAGTAGGGTGCAGTTTGACGTGTTTGATCCAAGATTAGAACGAGGAGTTCTGGGCATTCCACCTTTGTGGTACCAATTGAAATTAAAGTGGTCGTCATGGAGGGGGGAATACTGA